A genome region from Myripristis murdjan chromosome 16, fMyrMur1.1, whole genome shotgun sequence includes the following:
- the lingo4b gene encoding leucine-rich repeat and immunoglobulin-like domain-containing nogo receptor-interacting protein 4b produces the protein MFVESVVRWGAWSILLQFGLGVSAGGCPPRCVCRPDPSEVICSGKHLTSVPEGFSSDARRLDLSRNKLKTVGRRQFFGLLQLQDLDLSDNIISMIEVEAFQGLQNLRTLCIKNNRLKIIPVGVFSGLPSLRFLDLSENEILVFLDYTFREMVNLQTLEAGENDLVFISQRAFTGLHNLQELNLDRSNLTSIPTEALSQLQSLTRLRMLRLTISALPNNAFRRLHRLRSLLISNWPALDTLASNSLIGLNLTSLVISSCNLSVVPYSALRHLVYLRFLDLSYNPITVIQGNLLGDLLRLQELHLAGGSLLRIEPGAFRGLAYFRMLNVTSNQLTTLEESAFHSVGNLQVLRLDGNPLACDCRLLWVVRRRLRLNFDGRQPTCSSPDMVRQREFRDFSEKELPRLFTCRPARIKDRRPQEARVEEGTTVLFSCKAEGDPLPAVTWISSHKSVLSSTGRIRVLPNGTLEVRFAQVQDSGTYQCLAGNAAGNDSLTVSLYVKGFPRNRTMPYFAEEGWIESSNSPAANSSAQMAKPYPFDAKTLVIATTMGFLSFLSSVAICFVFMFFWSQSKGQIKHTATIDFVPRSSMGGGGGDGGDSGRFTMKLI, from the coding sequence ATGTTTGTGGAGTCTGTTGTCCGATGGGGGGCATGGAGCATCCTGCTCCAGTTTGGACTGGGTGTATCTGCAGGAGGCTGTCCTCCACGATGTGTGTGTCGACCTGACCCATCAGAAGTGATCTGCTCTGGCAAACATCTGACCTCAGTGCCAGAGGGCTTTTCCAGTGATGCCAGGCGTTTGGACTTATCCCGCAATAAGCTTAAGACTGTGGGGCGCCGACAGTTCTTTGGCCTCCTGCAGCTTCAAGACTTGGACCTCAGTGATAATATAATCTCCATGATTGAGGTGGAGGCTTTCCAGGGCCTGCAGAACCTCAGGACTCTTTGTATTAAAAATAACCGACTCAAGATCATCCCGGTTGGGGTATTTTCAGGCCTGCCCAGTCTGCGCTTTCTGGATCTCAGTGAGAATGAGATTCTAGTTTTCCTGGACTATACCTTCAGAGAAATGGTGAACCTGCAGACGCTGGAGGCAGGGGAGAACGACTTGGTGTTCATCTCTCAGCGGGCTTTCACTGGCCTGCACAACCTGCAGGAGCTCAACTTGGACCGCAGCAACCTGACCTCCATTCCCACCGAGGCACTGTCGCAGCTCCAGAGCCTGACCCGTCTCCGCATGCTACGCCTCACAATCTCTGCACTGCCCAACAATGCTTTCCGCCGGCTCCACCGTCTGCGCAGCCTCCTGATCTCAAACTGGCCAGCGTTGGACACGCTGGCCAGCAACAGTCTGATTGGTCTCAACCTGACCTCATTGGTCATCAGCAGCTGCAATCTCAGTGTGGTTCCTTACTCAGCGCTTCGTCACCTTGTTTATCTGCGCTTCCTGGACCTGTCCTACAACCCCATTACAGTCATCCAAGGTAATCTGCTAGGGGACCTGCTGAGGCTCCAGGAGTTACACCTAGCTGGGGGGAGTCTTCTACGAATAGAGCCAGGGGCCTTCAGGGGACTAGCCTACTTTCGCATGCTCAATGTGACATCCAATCAGCTCACCACACTGGAGGAGAGCGCCTTTCACTCAGTGGGGAACCTTCAGGTCTTGAGGTTGGATGGGAATCCCCTGGCATGCGACTGCCGACTTCTCTGGGTGGTCCGCCGGCGATTACGCTTGAACTTTGATGGACGCCAGCCCACTTGTTCGTCTCCTGATATGGTACGACAGCGTGAGTTCAGGGACTTCTCAGAGAAGGAGCTCCCGAGGCTGTTTACCTGTCGTCCCGCCCGTATCAAGGACCGTCGGCCACAGGAGGCGAGGGTAGAGGAGGGCACCACAGTCCTCTTCTCCTGTAAGGCTGAAGGTGACCCACTTCCGGCTGTCACCTGGATCTCGTCCCATAAGTCTGTGCTTTCTTCAACAGGTCGAATCAGGGTTTTGCCCAATGGTACTCTCGAGGTCCGTTTTGCCCAGGTTCAGGACAGCGGCACGTATCAGTGCTTGGCAGGTAATGCGGCTGGGAATGACAGCCTGACTGTCAGTCTGTACGTGAAGGGGTTCCCCCGTAACCGCACCATGCCCTATTTCGCAGAAGAAGGCTGGATAGAGTCTTCAAATTCCCCTGCTGCCAACTCCTCGGCTCAAATGGCCAAACCATACCCATTTGATGCAAAGACGCTGGTCATTGCCACCACCATGGGCTTCCTGTCCTTCCTCAGCTCGGTGGCtatctgttttgtcttcatgttCTTCTGGAGCCAGAGCAAAGGCCAAATCAAGCACACAGCGACTATTGACTTTGTCCCTCGCTCCTCcatgggtggaggaggaggggatggcGGGGACAGTGGCAGGTTCACCATGAAACTTATCTAA